One window of Triticum dicoccoides isolate Atlit2015 ecotype Zavitan chromosome 5A, WEW_v2.0, whole genome shotgun sequence genomic DNA carries:
- the LOC119297116 gene encoding uncharacterized protein LOC119297116, with amino-acid sequence MHLLHGSAMIGGSCGGRALRRVDSSPKPSLCRSDAMKKKRSKRSRLSAALRELRLAAKARDKEGLLQILVTGHRTSRGGSGNGERTGGPSTERGVADTGDDQRATLRWQGRGVDAAGRADGPLLELGRPTATRGASCGGRRCPSWALAVALVLALVCVVALGTAPAICCCTCAAWLCGGCGAQEHASDRRRGGSCRGSVRVIQPQAGSTLYHAEVTSG; translated from the coding sequence ATGCATCTGCTCCACGGGTCTGCTATGATCGGTGGCAGCTGCGGCGGCAGAGCTCTCCGGCGAGTCGACAGCTCCCCGAAGCCGTCCTTGTGCCGGAGCGACgccatgaagaagaagaggagcaaGAGGTCCAGGCTCTCGGCCGCGCTGCGGGAGCTCAGGCTGGCGGCCAAGGCGAGGGACAAGGAGGGGCTCCTTCAGATCCTCGTCACCGGACACCGCACTAGCCGCGGAGGATCCGGCAACGGCGAGCGCACCGGCGGACCATCGACGGAGCGCGGTGTAGCTGATACGGGCGACGACCAGCGCGCGACACTGCGGTGGCAGGGACGCGGCGTTGATGCAGCCGGGCGTGCCGATGGTCCTCTTCTTGAGTTGGGGAGACCGACAGCAACCAGGGGAGCCAGCTGCGGCGGCCGTCGTTGCCCGAGTTGGGCGCTGGCAGTGGCGCTTGTGCTCGCGCTGGTTTGCGTGGTAGCGCTCGGGACGGCGCCGGCCATCTGTTGCTGCACCTGCGCGGCCTGGTTGTGCGGCGGCTGCGGCGCGCAGGAGCATGCATCTgaccggcggcggggcggctcctgCCGTGGCAGCGTTAGAGTAATACAGCCACAAGCCGGTAGTACACTGTATCATGCAGAGGTCACCAGTGGGTGA